Proteins from one Porites lutea chromosome 3, jaPorLute2.1, whole genome shotgun sequence genomic window:
- the LOC140929761 gene encoding E3 ubiquitin-protein ligase UHRF2-like: MSTHTVKAHAKKRKVAAEDGTDYKFCFCKMEKSKPEEDNMIVCENRKRQKETKCPGNRYYHLQCLNLEEVPEENPWFCPLCKERLRT; the protein is encoded by the exons ATGTCAACACATACAGTTAAGGCacatgcaaaaaaaagaaaagtagctGCAG AAGATGGTACTGATTACAAGTTCTGTTTTTGCAAAATG GAGAAATCAAAACCTGAGGAAGACAACATGATTGTATGCGAGAACAGAAAACGACAAAAAGAAACCAAG TGTCCAGGAAATCGCTATTATCACTTGCAATGCCTTAACCTGGAAGAAGTGCCAGAAGAAAATCCATG GTTCTGCCCTCTCTGCAAGGAAAGATTGCGAACTTAG
- the LOC140929972 gene encoding uncharacterized protein, which translates to MSQPEFVFNERTMGIMGQDAKGNRKYFEKASFSLTLLKHVDAGGQDSGFLCLVKCSITGEDRKCFFRTNKVLNGGVSKFIEELNQSCKSGVLMCEFDSSQFRMFLRDIMKSYFRNCENENRRKTFKAAKTIGRQEGSKVWVINESIHIDDNGDIVPEEEKEFVWIDDLFDDNVKTQEVIYPFTTQALNDVLRGLKETLHGNFIASFLAVVT; encoded by the exons ATGAGCCAACCAGAATTTGTATTCAATGAGAGGACCATGGGTATCATGGGACAAGATGCAAAGGGGAATAGGAAGTACTTTGAAAAAGCGAGTTTTTCCCTAACACTATTAAAGCATGTTGACGCAGGAGGCCAGGACAGTGGTTTTCTCTGTCTTGTGAAATGTTCCATCACTGGGGAAGATAG aaaatgctTCTTCAGAACAAATAAAGTTCTAAATGGTGGGGTTAGCAAGTTTATTGAAGAGTTGAATCAGTCTTGCAAATCTGGGGTTTTGATGTGTGAGTTCGATTCTTCCCAGTTTAGAATGTTCTTGAGGGACATAATGAAGTCTTATTTTCG AAACTGTGAAAATGAGAACAGGAGAAAAACTTTTAAAGCTGCAAAAACTATTGGCAGACAAGAGGGTTCTAAAGTCTGGGTAATCAACGAGTCCATTCACATAGATGATAATGGTGACATTGTCCCAGAGGAAGAGAAGGAGTTTGTGTGGATAGATGACCTCTTTGATGACAACGTAAAGACTCAGGAGGTCATCTATCCGTTCACAACACAAGCCTTAAACGATGTTTTGCGCGGGTTAAAGGAGACCCTGCATGGGAACTTTATAGCATCTTTTCTAGCAGTGG TCACGTGA
- the LOC140929690 gene encoding uncharacterized protein yields the protein MDRRGEMSDRDSDPAPFVRNSYIPETQQYLNYYGSQCYYEEPQALPQYYYFPQSQPQGPQVEGAGASMRNINSRNEVPVALESTAQSNEGAKNSGKRKSTNYETFPHAEERYLVNLWKENHDQLESKNARKVWNKIVDDLNTRFKSNRTVDKCMRKIKYLIDKYKEKKDWNRNQSGGNLRKSPFYDEIDEVLGCRDFVTFSNVKESAVVSPNASTSSASTSASTSASSSPKGSVVDSDVANHEKSPDDVRKERRQRKKRRNTAAEHEDSAIASTLEGVKEQGDKLTNVLEEMQKSQGEQMKMMSQFMGAMVEAMKNAKN from the coding sequence ATGGATAGACGAGGAGAAATGTCAGACAGGGACAGCGATCCCGCACCATTTGTTCGAAATTCGTACATTCCCGAAACTCAACAATATTTAAACTATTATGGATCTCAATGCTACTACGAGGAGCCACAGGCACTTCCACAGTACTACTACTTTCCGCAAAGTCAACCACAAGGTCCACAAGTTGAAGGCGCTGGCGCTTCGATGCGGAATATTAATTCACGAAACGAAGTTCCAGTCGCTTTAGAGAGCACCGCACAAAGCAATGAAGGCGCAAAAAATTCTGGTAAGAGGAAAAGCACAAATTATGAGACATTTCCTCATGCCGAAGAGAGATATCTGGTCAATTTGTGGAAGGAGAACCACGACCAATTGGAAAGTAAAAATGCCCGAAAAGTGTGGAATAAAATTGTGGATGATTTGAATACGAGATTCAAGTCAAACCGTACTGTTGATAAGTGTATGCGCAAGATAAAATATCTCATCGAcaaatacaaggaaaaaaaggacTGGAATCGTAACCAAAGTGGTGGAAATCTTAGGAAGTCTCCTTTTTACGATGAGATTGACGAGGTTCTCGGATGTCgtgattttgttacatttaGTAATGTAAAGGAGAGCGCAGTGGTTTCCCCCAACGCTTCCACTTCCTCGGCTAGTACGAGTGCAAGCACCAGCGCTTCGTCATCTCCAAAAGGATCTGTCGTAGATAGCGATGTTGCCAATCATGAGAAATCACCAGACGATGTCCGAAAGGAACGAAGGCAACGCAAGAAAAGGCGAAACACAGCAGCCGAACACGAGGACAGCGCGATAGCATCTACTTTGGAGGGTGTAAAAGAGCAAGGAGACAAACTGACGAACGTGCTTGAGGAAATGCAGAAATCTCAAGGGGagcaaatgaaaatgatgtCCCAGTTTATGGGTGCAATGGTAGAGGCCAtgaaaaacgctaaaaattaa